In one Conger conger chromosome 5, fConCon1.1, whole genome shotgun sequence genomic region, the following are encoded:
- the mia3 gene encoding transport and Golgi organization protein 1 homolog isoform X6 — MAAVVLKFYLFILLLHTTISKSAIDRRFSNFKRCSDEECSMLLCRGKAAQDYKGPDCRFLSFKKGETIYVYYKLSGKRTDAWAGSVGSRFGYFPKDLLIINHVYTDKELEIAAEETDFVCFDTGLDKFDNYDLDALLSSSEATDAEEATRENGEKDNNGAIEDSGREVEAEEVGEDREPESTDSSPLPSEEQPKNGDTKPQESDAPGDLKDDLIVDQQAGENLKDDLIVDQQAGKNLKDDLIVDQQAGKNLKDDLIVDQQAGKNLKDDLIVDHQAGENLKDDLIVDQQAGKNLKDDLIVDHQAGENLKDDLIVDHQAGENLKDDLIVDQRAESTAETLDEPKDEDGENTEHVSERQKSPALKTKIGSTFDAVTSDDEDTWRVTPYYEEDEEQEEEKSKEAGDPPGRREREDGARRPLISFTKEEPGLGSEPTPPGEEPAERQEEPAERREEPAERREEAKEKGGIWSSLGDTVFKIVSGGERTEDMSSSEEEDEEDVEKEMEPEPEKNINEEFDSVDLSSSDPHGETEDMARSPPKNIFDEPAEVNIEESASDVPNAGSSTPEEGILSDEAAPEVDEEGDLTSSQPDSSALSPDEESISPDEGEPDPQIVPKESPETFPAGEELPAGEELPADEELPADEEPREPEHENVKLETHAQLDRTSQERHSEQKPEASVGDVSPEDEQSGKSVLKNLNPSASGDENTGTDTETEKRVHRAKKEIKHLLEDTLKMENIGTLKMENIEPHPDKEEEEEEEEEELEEHGEGEEELLEDENAALSTAEHLDAEEEVSHGEEDGEELGPEETEPDTESEKSEKPEATSDTRETEEEPSTEEDLPDDSRPPPPGEKGPGGTEVQYSEDVRRLTILRSHFEDEDMQRFRRHLGLQQLLRVEALFAALDEELRVARRAQADSSQDVETALEGILEASENAILDEIERMLDERGVVRAHLQQPDVEMFDEEATILDDFQDLAFSLRKKYSAASDSEPLSSGNQGHTDEDGGHPEVAEDTPENLTAEDLTAEDLTAEDLTAEDLTAENLTAENLTTENLAADNLTVENLTTENLTTENLAADNLTVENLTTENLAADNLTVENLTAEHLTAENGAEAVEYKAEHVNEPLESPLDSSLHTPDIGFKEDGGRFNKNKENQGIYKDTEEIQKGPQAILDNPLDMGFHFEGESPSSGSLDSTSVSDYPEEEPEEPPSLSILSEMGGLLLLAQECCGVYTDMLIAALPEDWQPGPTFRGVPWRAVASTAAVGIVTVIAFLWRSVLAVRSKTYLLTEKQLALRITQLCDEKSDALTKISQLKEKIVASEALLKESEKCASSTELENAELKESCERLQQRSEQSRVQLQSLRGEMEAERRRNQEQSAQISKTEKEMEKLKHIVKGNKDELSKVQLLMDEARLREEALKAQVTSFQKENSALKEKKKNLLREARDWEERHRELSEKIKVLQRSQQELGDVLERKENEIEVLSDCITELRQLEACDGTELHRGGAAGLANGETAEKKSEAMKARIKQMLDVSRVKTTLSIVEEERNRYLEKLLAEEKERHNLEERIQALEHERAALQGEQARLQGQFHTIQQKLEIMNELYQQKENALQQKLTQEEFERRQKETRLTEVDGKALRAEEELRAYKVRIQEIEEELQKTERSYKTQIASHEKKAHENWLNARSAERALVEEKRETANLRQKLVEVSDKLVEFQRPLFKPTPGRPDPQILPMRRGDVCVPRTSSPSSLDVSRLSKSGGPSFLASPIRDVSMPDRPKDWGPPLPTAPP; from the exons ATGGCTGCTGTCGTCCTGAAATTTTACCTCTTTATTCTGCTACTTCACACAACGATATCAAAATCGGCGATCGACAGGCGGTTCTCCAACTTCAAGCGATGTTCCGACGAAGAGTGCAGCA TGCTCCTCTGTCGAGGCAAGGCTGCTCAGGATTATAAGGGACCTGACTGTCGGTTCTTGAGTTTTAAAAAGGGAGAGACGATATATGTTTACTATAAACTGTCCGGAAAGCGGACTGACGCGTGGGCGGGAAGT GTCGGAAGCCGATTTGGCTATTTCCCGAAGGACCTGCTGATAATCAATCATGTCTACACTGATAAAGAGCTGGAGATTGCTGCTGAG GAAACGGACTTTGTGTGCTTCGATACCGGGTTAGACAAATTCGACAATTACGACCTCGATGCTTTACTCAGCTCCTCTGAGGCCACGGACGCCGAGGAGGCGACGCGGGAAAATGGCGAAAAAGACAATAATGGTGCCATTGAGGATTCTGGCAGGGAAGTCGAGGCGGAGGAAGTGGGCGAGGACCGAGAACCGGAGTCGACTGACTCCTCTCCACTGCCCTCTGAAGAACAGCCCAAAAACGGGGACACAAAGCCGCAGGAATCTGATGCGCCGGGAGATCTAAAGGATGACCTGATTGTAGATCAGCAAGCGGGTGAAAATCTAAAAGATGACCTGATTGTAGATCAGCAAGCGGGTAAAAATCTAAAAGATGACCTGATTGTAGATCAGCAAGCGGGTAAAAATCTAAAAGATGACCTGATTGTAGATCAGCAAGCGGGTAAAAATCTAAAAGATGACCTGATTGTAGATCATCAAGCGGGTGAAAATCTAAAAGATGACCTGATTGTAGATCAGCAAGCGGGTAAAAATCTAAAAGATGACCTGATTGTAGATCATCAAGCGGGTGAAAATCTAAAAGATGACCTGATTGTAGATCATCAAGCGGGTGAAAATCTAAAAGATGACCTGATTGTAGATCAGCGAGCGGAGAGCACTGCAGAGACACTCGACGAGCCGAAGGACGAAGACGGGGAAAACACAGAGCACGTTTCGGAGAGGCAAAAATCCCCCGCCCTGAAAACGAAGATTGGCTCGACCTTCGACGCAGTCACCTCGGACGATGAAGACACGTGGCGGGTGACCCCTTACTatgaggaggacgaggagcaggaggaagagaagagcaAGGAGGCGGGAGACCCGCCAGGCAGGCGTGAGCGTGAGGACGGCGCCAGGAGACCGCTGATCTCTTTCACCAAGGAGGAGCCTGGGCTGGGGTCAGAACCCACTCCTCCGGGGGAGGAACCGGCGGAGAGACAGGAGGAACCGGCGGAGAGACGGGAGGAACCGGCGGAGAGACGGGAGGAAGCCAAAGAAAAAGGGGGCATCTGGTCATCCCTCGGGGACACCGTTTTCAAAATTGTCAGCGGGGGCGAACGGACCGAGGATATGAGCAGCTCTGAGGAAGAGGACGAAGAGGATGTTGAAAAGGAAATGGAACCAGAACCGGAGAAGAACATCAATGAGGAATTTGATTCTGTGGACCTTTCGTCCTCCGACCCtcatggagagacagaggacaTGGCAcgttcccccccaaaaaatatttttgatgaaCCTGCGGAAGTGAATATTGAGGAATCTGCCTCTGATGTGCCTAATGCCGGTTCAAGCACACCGGAAGAGGGAATTCTGTCTGACGAGGCTGCACCAGAGGTAGATGAGGAAGGTGACTTGACTTCTAGCCAACCGGACTCTTCAGCACTTTCCCCAGATGAAGAATCAATATCCCCAGATGAAGGCGAGCCTGACCCTCAGATAGTGCCCAAGGAGTCCCCTGAAACATTCCCAGCTGGTGAAGAACTCCCAGCTGGTGAAGAACTCCCAGCTGATGAAGAACTCCCAGCTGATGAAGAACCCCGAGAGCCTGAACATGAGAATGTTAAACTTGAAACCCATGCACAATTGGACAGAACTTCTCAGGAACGTCACAGTGAACAAAAGCCAGAGGCGTCCGTAGGAGACGTTTCACCTGAGGACGAACAGAGTGGAAAGTCTGTGTTAAAAAATTTGAATCCATCAGCAAGTGGAGACGAGAACACcgggacagacacagagacggaGAAACGAGTCCACCGTGCCAAAAAAGAGATCAAACATCTGTTGGAGGACACGCTGAAGATGGAGAACATTGGCACGCTGAAGATGGAGAACATTGAACCTCATCCTgacaaagaggaggaggaggaggaggaggaggaggaattgGAAGAACACGGGGAGGGTGAAGAGGAGCTGTTAGAAGATGAGAATGCTGCACTGTCCACCGCAGAACATTTAGATGCCGAAGAGGAGGTCTCGCATGGAGAGGAAGATGGCGAGGAGCTTGGCCCTGAAGAAACGGAACCGGATACCGAATCGGAGAAATCCGAGAAGCCCGAGGCAACAAGCGACACCCGTGAAACTGAAGAAGAACCGTCGACCGAGGAAGACCTGCCTGACGACTCTCGCCCGCCCCCCCCGGGGGAGAAGGGGCCCGGCGGCACGGAGGTGCAGTACAGCGAGGATGTGCGGCGTCTCACCATCCTGAGGAGCCACTTCGAGGACGAGGACATGCAGCGCTTCCGCCGGCACCTGggcctgcagcagctgctgcgCGTGGAGGCCCTGTTCGCCGCGCTGGACGAGGAGCTGCGGGTGGCCCGGCGGGCGCAGGCCGACTCCAGCCAGGACGTGGAGACGGCCCTGGAGGGCATCCTGGAGGCCTCGGAGAACGCCATCCTGGACGAGATCGAGAGGATGCTGGACGAGCGGGGGGTAGTCCGCGCGCACCTGCAGCAGCCGGACGTCGAGATGTTCGACGAGGAGGCGACGATCTTGGACGACTTCCAGGACCTGGCTTTCAGCCTGCGGAAGAAGTACTCCGCCGCCAGTGACAGCGAGCCGCTCTCCTCGGGGAATCAGGGCCACACGGACGAAG ACGGGGGTCATCCTGAGGTTGCAGAGGACACACCAGAGAATCTTACGGCCGAGGATCTCACGGCCGAGGATCTCACGGCCGAGGATCTTACGGCCGAGGATCTTACCGCTGAGAATCTTACCGCTGAGAACCTCACCACTGAGAATCTTGCAGCTGACAACCTTACGGTTGAGAACCTTACCACTGAGAACCTCACCACTGAGAATCTTGCAGCTGACAACCTTACGGTTGAGAACCTTACCACTGAGAATCTTGCAGCTGACAACCTTACGGTTGAGAACCTTACCGCTGAGCATCTTACGGCTGAGAATGGTGCAGAAGCGGTCGAGTACAAGGCGGAGCACGTTAACGAGCCGCTGGAAAGCCCTCTTGACAGTTCCTTGCACACACCGGACATAGGCTTTAAAGAGGACGGAGGCCGcttcaacaaaaataaagaaaaccaagGGATTTATAAAGACACAGAAGAGATCCAGAAAGGCCCCCAAGCCATTTTGGATAATCCGCTGGACATGGGCTTTCATTTTGAGGGGGAGAGTCCATCATCGG GATCTCTGGATTCCACAAGCGTTTCTGATTACCCTGAAGAGGAGCCGGAGGAGCCGCCCTCTTTGTCCATTCTGTCAGAGATGGGTGGCCTTCTCCTCCTGGCGCAGGAGTGCTGCGGAGTTTACACAGACATG CTCATCGCGGCGCTCCCGGAGGACTGGCAGCCCGGCCCCACGTTCCGGGGCGTTCCCTGGAGAGCCGTGGCCAGCACCGCGGCCGTGGGCATCGTCACCGTCATCGCCTTCCTGTGGAGGAGCGTCCTCGCG GTCAGAAGCAAGACCTATCTGT TGACAGAAAAGCAGCTTGCTCTGAGAATAACGCAGCTCTGTGATGAGAAGTCTGATGCGCTCACCAAAATCTCCCAGCTCAAGGAGAAG ATCGTGGCGAGTGAAGCTCTTTTAAAGGAGTCAGAAAAGTGCGCCAGCTCCACTGAGCTCGAGAACGCAGAACTGAAG GAGTCCTGTGAGCGTCTGCAGCAGAGGAGTGAGCAGAGCCGGGTGCAGCTGCAGAGTCTGCGGGGCGAGATGGAggctgagaggaggaggaaccaGGAGCAGAGCGCCCAG ATCTCAAAGACggaaaaagaaatggaaaagcTGAAACATATCGTGAAAGGCAACAAGGACGAACTTTCAAAG GTGCAGCTGCTGATGGACGAGGCGCGGCTGAGGGAGGAGGCGCTGAAGGCCCAGGTCACCTCCTTCCAGAAGGAGAACTCCGCtctgaaggagaagaagaaaaac CTCCTGCGGGAGGCGCGGGACTGGGAGGAGCGGCACAGGGAGCTGAGCGAGAAGATCAAAGTGCTGCAGAGGTCCCAGCAGGAGCTGGGGGACGTCCTGGAGCGCAAGGAGAACGAGATCGAG gtgctttCGGACTGCATCACGGAGCTCAGACAGCTGGAGGCGTGCGATGGCACTGAGCTGCACAGAGGGGGCGCTGCAGGGCTGGCTAACGGGGAGACCGCAG AGAAGAAAAGCGAGGCGATGAAGGCGAGGATTAAGCAGATGCTGGACGTCTCTCGG GTGAAGACCACGCTCTCCATcgtagaggaagagaggaaccGTTACCTCGAGAAGCTTCTcgcagaggagaaagagagacacaacCTGGaag AGCGGATCCAGGCCCTGGAACACGAGAGAGCGGCCCTGCAGGGGGAGCAGGCCCGGCTGCAGGGCCAGTTCCACACCATCCAGCAGAAGCTGGAGATCATGAACGAGCTGTACCAGCAGAAGGAGAACGCCCtgcagca
- the taf1a gene encoding TATA box-binding protein-associated factor RNA polymerase I subunit A isoform X1 produces the protein MDDIDAELGLGETHRGDLWDDDLEREERVARPALPVKVPWDKETRLETGFHRSARLCLRRIQGLMLQQRWQEAAQYMSSYTQTLEDTSITSITSTTSTSSQLQASEIIWKLGTGILQQHPNAKPEDFNCFYERMKHIGVKNYLKICLEHSFHLLANGQLEDAKRQLSVAESWRYGKISASQSQTIRLIQAYRAFLDYFIWQEKKSAISGGDDSDMLANQEMHVYFRQASVTLKELLTEPGVWDPFIISYVNMLEFYGDQEGALSVLKEYAYDSRFPSNPNAHVYLYQHLRKHLAPNRKLISVLQILHSLLPCHELMLELCDLLLQTAEEESLQEALTVIFSLLDYSGWKSSLEAWSGLRDVLRQLKRMKLRRLSAVEWGNRAPWWPAYHFSTYHARRDLELRPALAEVKSSVAAALMGSDCSYCRKRKNLLAEDRAKKHKALLMKPRKRKH, from the exons ATGGATGACATCGATGCGGAGTTGGGACTGGGAGAGACCCATCGGGGCGACCTGTGGGACGATGACCTGGAGCGAGAGGAGAGGGTCGCACGGCCGGCTCTGCCTGTGAAGGTACCGTGGGATAAAG AGACGCGCTTGGAGACGGGGTTCCACCGCTCCGCGCGGCTCTGTCTGCGCAGGATTCAGGGCCTGATGCTGCAGCAGCGATGGCAGGAGGCAGCGCAGTACATGAGCAGCTACACCCAGACCCTGGAGGacacctccatcacctccatcacctccaccacctccaccagcagCCAGCTGCAGGCCAGCGAG ATTATTTGGAAGCTGGGGACGGGGATTCTTCAACAGCACCCGAACGCCAAGCCGGAGGATTTCAACTGTTTTTACGAGCGCATGAAGCACATAGGGGTAAAGAACTACCTGAAG ATTTGTCTGGAGCACTCCTTCCACCTGCTGGCAAACGGGCAGCTTGAGGACGCCAAGCGGCAGTTGTCCGTGGCGGAGAGCTGGAGATACGGGAAGATCTCCGCGTCCCAGTCGCAGACCATCCGGCTCATCCAGGCATACCGAGCCTTCCTGGACTACTTCATCTGGCAGGAGAAGAAGTCGGCCATCTCTGGAGGGG aTGACTCTGACATGTTGGCCAACCAGGAGATGCACGTCTACTTCAGACAGGCCTCTGTCACTCTGAAGGAGCTGCTGACGGAACCAGGAGTGTGGGACCCGTTTATCATCAGCTACGTCAAT ATGCTGGAGTTCTACGGtgaccaggagggggcgctgaGCGTGCTGAAGGAGTACGCCTACGACAGCAGGTTCCCATCCAATCCCAACGCACACGTGTACCTGTACCAGCACCTGAGGAAACACCTGGCCCCGAACAGGAAGCTCATCAGTGTGCTCCAG atCCTCCACTCACTGCTCCCCTGCCACGAGCTGATGCTGGAGCTCTGTGACCTTCTGCTGCAGacag CAGAGGAAGAGAGTCTCCAGGAGGCCCTAACTGTCATCTTCAGTCTCCTTGACTACAGCGGCTGGAAGAGCAGCTTGGAGGCCTGGTCTGGCCTGCGGGACGTTCTCCGGCAGCTCAAACGGAT GAAGCTGAGGCGTTTGTCTGCAGTGGAGTGGGGAAAcagagccccctggtggccagcCTATCACTTCAGCACGTATCACGCCAGGAGGGATCTGGAGCTGCGCCCTGCGCTGGCCGAGGTGAAGAGCTCTGTGGCTGCAGCCCTGATGGGCAGCG ACTGCAGCTactgcaggaagaggaagaatcTGCTGGCCGAAGATCGGGCGAAGAAGCACAAGGCCCTGTTAATGAAACCAAGGAAACGGAAACACTGA
- the taf1a gene encoding TATA box-binding protein-associated factor RNA polymerase I subunit A isoform X3, producing the protein MDDIDAELGLGETHRGDLWDDDLEREERVARPALPVKVPWDKETRLETGFHRSARLCLRRIQGLMLQQRWQEAAQYMSSYTQTLEDTSITSITSTTSTSSQLQASEIIWKLGTGILQQHPNAKPEDFNCFYERMKHIGVKNYLKICLEHSFHLLANGQLEDAKRQLSVAESWRYGKISASQSQTIRLIQAYRAFLDYFIWQEKKSAISGGDDSDMLANQEMHVYFRQASVTLKELLTEPGVWDPFIISYVNMLEFYGDQEGALSVLKEYAYDSRFPSNPNAHVYLYQHLRKHLAPNRKLISVLQILHSLLPCHELMLELCDLLLQTAEEESLQEALTVIFSLLDYSGWKSSLEAWSGLRDVLRQLKRIGVGKQSPLVASLSLQHVSRQEGSGAAPCAGRGEELCGCSPDGQRLQLLQEEEESAGRRSGEEAQGPVNETKETETLM; encoded by the exons ATGGATGACATCGATGCGGAGTTGGGACTGGGAGAGACCCATCGGGGCGACCTGTGGGACGATGACCTGGAGCGAGAGGAGAGGGTCGCACGGCCGGCTCTGCCTGTGAAGGTACCGTGGGATAAAG AGACGCGCTTGGAGACGGGGTTCCACCGCTCCGCGCGGCTCTGTCTGCGCAGGATTCAGGGCCTGATGCTGCAGCAGCGATGGCAGGAGGCAGCGCAGTACATGAGCAGCTACACCCAGACCCTGGAGGacacctccatcacctccatcacctccaccacctccaccagcagCCAGCTGCAGGCCAGCGAG ATTATTTGGAAGCTGGGGACGGGGATTCTTCAACAGCACCCGAACGCCAAGCCGGAGGATTTCAACTGTTTTTACGAGCGCATGAAGCACATAGGGGTAAAGAACTACCTGAAG ATTTGTCTGGAGCACTCCTTCCACCTGCTGGCAAACGGGCAGCTTGAGGACGCCAAGCGGCAGTTGTCCGTGGCGGAGAGCTGGAGATACGGGAAGATCTCCGCGTCCCAGTCGCAGACCATCCGGCTCATCCAGGCATACCGAGCCTTCCTGGACTACTTCATCTGGCAGGAGAAGAAGTCGGCCATCTCTGGAGGGG aTGACTCTGACATGTTGGCCAACCAGGAGATGCACGTCTACTTCAGACAGGCCTCTGTCACTCTGAAGGAGCTGCTGACGGAACCAGGAGTGTGGGACCCGTTTATCATCAGCTACGTCAAT ATGCTGGAGTTCTACGGtgaccaggagggggcgctgaGCGTGCTGAAGGAGTACGCCTACGACAGCAGGTTCCCATCCAATCCCAACGCACACGTGTACCTGTACCAGCACCTGAGGAAACACCTGGCCCCGAACAGGAAGCTCATCAGTGTGCTCCAG atCCTCCACTCACTGCTCCCCTGCCACGAGCTGATGCTGGAGCTCTGTGACCTTCTGCTGCAGacag CAGAGGAAGAGAGTCTCCAGGAGGCCCTAACTGTCATCTTCAGTCTCCTTGACTACAGCGGCTGGAAGAGCAGCTTGGAGGCCTGGTCTGGCCTGCGGGACGTTCTCCGGCAGCTCAAACGGAT TGGAGTGGGGAAAcagagccccctggtggccagcCTATCACTTCAGCACGTATCACGCCAGGAGGGATCTGGAGCTGCGCCCTGCGCTGGCCGAGGTGAAGAGCTCTGTGGCTGCAGCCCTGATGGGCAGCG ACTGCAGCTactgcaggaagaggaagaatcTGCTGGCCGAAGATCGGGCGAAGAAGCACAAGGCCCTGTTAATGAAACCAAGGAAACGGAAACACTGATGTGA
- the taf1a gene encoding TATA box-binding protein-associated factor RNA polymerase I subunit A isoform X2 — translation MDDIDAELGLGETHRGDLWDDDLEREERVARPALPVKVPWDKETRLETGFHRSARLCLRRIQGLMLQQRWQEAAQYMSSYTQTLEDTSITSITSTTSTSSQLQASEIIWKLGTGILQQHPNAKPEDFNCFYERMKHIGVKNYLKICLEHSFHLLANGQLEDAKRQLSVAESWRYGKISASQSQTIRLIQAYRAFLDYFIWQEKKSAISGGDDSDMLANQEMHVYFRQASVTLKELLTEPGVWDPFIISYVNMLEFYGDQEGALSVLKEYAYDSRFPSNPNAHVYLYQHLRKHLAPNRKLISVLQILHSLLPCHELMLELCDLLLQTEEESLQEALTVIFSLLDYSGWKSSLEAWSGLRDVLRQLKRMKLRRLSAVEWGNRAPWWPAYHFSTYHARRDLELRPALAEVKSSVAAALMGSDCSYCRKRKNLLAEDRAKKHKALLMKPRKRKH, via the exons ATGGATGACATCGATGCGGAGTTGGGACTGGGAGAGACCCATCGGGGCGACCTGTGGGACGATGACCTGGAGCGAGAGGAGAGGGTCGCACGGCCGGCTCTGCCTGTGAAGGTACCGTGGGATAAAG AGACGCGCTTGGAGACGGGGTTCCACCGCTCCGCGCGGCTCTGTCTGCGCAGGATTCAGGGCCTGATGCTGCAGCAGCGATGGCAGGAGGCAGCGCAGTACATGAGCAGCTACACCCAGACCCTGGAGGacacctccatcacctccatcacctccaccacctccaccagcagCCAGCTGCAGGCCAGCGAG ATTATTTGGAAGCTGGGGACGGGGATTCTTCAACAGCACCCGAACGCCAAGCCGGAGGATTTCAACTGTTTTTACGAGCGCATGAAGCACATAGGGGTAAAGAACTACCTGAAG ATTTGTCTGGAGCACTCCTTCCACCTGCTGGCAAACGGGCAGCTTGAGGACGCCAAGCGGCAGTTGTCCGTGGCGGAGAGCTGGAGATACGGGAAGATCTCCGCGTCCCAGTCGCAGACCATCCGGCTCATCCAGGCATACCGAGCCTTCCTGGACTACTTCATCTGGCAGGAGAAGAAGTCGGCCATCTCTGGAGGGG aTGACTCTGACATGTTGGCCAACCAGGAGATGCACGTCTACTTCAGACAGGCCTCTGTCACTCTGAAGGAGCTGCTGACGGAACCAGGAGTGTGGGACCCGTTTATCATCAGCTACGTCAAT ATGCTGGAGTTCTACGGtgaccaggagggggcgctgaGCGTGCTGAAGGAGTACGCCTACGACAGCAGGTTCCCATCCAATCCCAACGCACACGTGTACCTGTACCAGCACCTGAGGAAACACCTGGCCCCGAACAGGAAGCTCATCAGTGTGCTCCAG atCCTCCACTCACTGCTCCCCTGCCACGAGCTGATGCTGGAGCTCTGTGACCTTCTGCTGCAGacag AGGAAGAGAGTCTCCAGGAGGCCCTAACTGTCATCTTCAGTCTCCTTGACTACAGCGGCTGGAAGAGCAGCTTGGAGGCCTGGTCTGGCCTGCGGGACGTTCTCCGGCAGCTCAAACGGAT GAAGCTGAGGCGTTTGTCTGCAGTGGAGTGGGGAAAcagagccccctggtggccagcCTATCACTTCAGCACGTATCACGCCAGGAGGGATCTGGAGCTGCGCCCTGCGCTGGCCGAGGTGAAGAGCTCTGTGGCTGCAGCCCTGATGGGCAGCG ACTGCAGCTactgcaggaagaggaagaatcTGCTGGCCGAAGATCGGGCGAAGAAGCACAAGGCCCTGTTAATGAAACCAAGGAAACGGAAACACTGA
- the taf1a gene encoding TATA box-binding protein-associated factor RNA polymerase I subunit A isoform X4 — protein MDDIDAELGLGETHRGDLWDDDLEREERVARPALPVKVPWDKETRLETGFHRSARLCLRRIQGLMLQQRWQEAAQYMSSYTQTLEDTSITSITSTTSTSSQLQASEIIWKLGTGILQQHPNAKPEDFNCFYERMKHIGVKNYLKICLEHSFHLLANGQLEDAKRQLSVAESWRYGKISASQSQTIRLIQAYRAFLDYFIWQEKKSAISGGDDSDMLANQEMHVYFRQASVTLKELLTEPGVWDPFIISYVNMLEFYGDQEGALSVLKEYAYDSRFPSNPNAHVYLYQHLRKHLAPNRKLISVLQILHSLLPCHELMLELCDLLLQTAEEESLQEALTVIFSLLDYSGWKSSLEAWSGLRDVLRQLKRMKEQRLV, from the exons ATGGATGACATCGATGCGGAGTTGGGACTGGGAGAGACCCATCGGGGCGACCTGTGGGACGATGACCTGGAGCGAGAGGAGAGGGTCGCACGGCCGGCTCTGCCTGTGAAGGTACCGTGGGATAAAG AGACGCGCTTGGAGACGGGGTTCCACCGCTCCGCGCGGCTCTGTCTGCGCAGGATTCAGGGCCTGATGCTGCAGCAGCGATGGCAGGAGGCAGCGCAGTACATGAGCAGCTACACCCAGACCCTGGAGGacacctccatcacctccatcacctccaccacctccaccagcagCCAGCTGCAGGCCAGCGAG ATTATTTGGAAGCTGGGGACGGGGATTCTTCAACAGCACCCGAACGCCAAGCCGGAGGATTTCAACTGTTTTTACGAGCGCATGAAGCACATAGGGGTAAAGAACTACCTGAAG ATTTGTCTGGAGCACTCCTTCCACCTGCTGGCAAACGGGCAGCTTGAGGACGCCAAGCGGCAGTTGTCCGTGGCGGAGAGCTGGAGATACGGGAAGATCTCCGCGTCCCAGTCGCAGACCATCCGGCTCATCCAGGCATACCGAGCCTTCCTGGACTACTTCATCTGGCAGGAGAAGAAGTCGGCCATCTCTGGAGGGG aTGACTCTGACATGTTGGCCAACCAGGAGATGCACGTCTACTTCAGACAGGCCTCTGTCACTCTGAAGGAGCTGCTGACGGAACCAGGAGTGTGGGACCCGTTTATCATCAGCTACGTCAAT ATGCTGGAGTTCTACGGtgaccaggagggggcgctgaGCGTGCTGAAGGAGTACGCCTACGACAGCAGGTTCCCATCCAATCCCAACGCACACGTGTACCTGTACCAGCACCTGAGGAAACACCTGGCCCCGAACAGGAAGCTCATCAGTGTGCTCCAG atCCTCCACTCACTGCTCCCCTGCCACGAGCTGATGCTGGAGCTCTGTGACCTTCTGCTGCAGacag CAGAGGAAGAGAGTCTCCAGGAGGCCCTAACTGTCATCTTCAGTCTCCTTGACTACAGCGGCTGGAAGAGCAGCTTGGAGGCCTGGTCTGGCCTGCGGGACGTTCTCCGGCAGCTCAAACGGAT GAAAGAGCAACGATTGGTTTAA